A genome region from Synchiropus splendidus isolate RoL2022-P1 chromosome 5, RoL_Sspl_1.0, whole genome shotgun sequence includes the following:
- the LOC128758979 gene encoding E3 ubiquitin-protein ligase RNF128-like produces the protein MDRKTQHGLLLLLCLSWLVQCSAAFVFWTSVLESSYTDSSSNKTVDQFCECGVYGRNSMIEKASGIIALPRGDPRGCGLYNIYNRNFTSPPWIALVKRGNCTFSEKIIAAKRQGAVGVIVYNVDGTGNSTTHMTHPEADEIVAVMIGNIKGREFYELVKNGTEVYMIINVGSPHGPWIDTYWLYFLSIAFFVVTAASLAYFVFISANRLLNLRSQRREERRVRSQAKKAIARLQVRTLKRDDVETSSDSHMCAVCIESYRPGEVVTVLTCDHIFHKTCIEPWLLERRTCPMCKCDILKALGVEEEPKEDVSVQPPAEVTVITVTGQEPLYEVPLTGAEHLYDNRAFEEDAHAPRR, from the coding sequence ATGGATAGGAAGACACAACACGGTTTGTTGCTTTTGCTGTGTTTGTCATGGCTTGTTCAGTGCTCGGCGGCTTTTGTTTTTTGGACCTCTGTGCTTGAGTCTAGCTacactgacagcagcagcaacaagacTGTGGACCAGTTCTGCGAGTGTGGGGTGTACGGCCGTAACTCCATGATTGAGAAAGCCTCGGGTATCATTGCGCTTCCCAGGGGAGACCCCAGAGGCTGTGGCTTGTATAACATATACAACCGCAACTTCACCTCACCTCCCTGGATCGCTCTGGTCAAAAGGGGCAACTGCACCTTCAGCGAGAAGATCATAGCAGCCAAACGTCAGGGGGCCGTCGGCGTCATCGTGTACAATGTGGACGGCACTGGAAACAGCACGACTCACATGACGCACCCGGAGGCCGACGAAATTGTGGCCGTCATGATTGGCAACATCAAGGGCAGGGAGTTTTATGAGTTGGTGAAAAATGGAACGGAGGTTTACATGATCATCAACGTCGGCAGCCCTCATGGACCGTGGATTGACACCTACTGGCTGTATTTTCTCTCAATCGCATTCTTCGTCGTGACTGCCGCCTCACTCGCCTACTTTGTTTTTATCTCCGCCAACCGCCTGTTAAACCTGCGTTCTCAAAGACGTGAAGAAAGGCGGGTCCGATCTCAAGCAAAGAAGGCGATTGCCCGCTTACAAGTCCGTACGCTGAAGAGAGACGACGTGGAGACTTCTTCGGACTCGCACATGTGCGCTGTCTGCATCGAATCCTACAGGCCGGGTGAAGTGGTGACGGTGCTCACGTGCGACCACATCTTCCATAAAACCTGCATTGAGCCCTGGCTGCTGGAGAGGAGGACCTGCCCCATGTGCAAGTGTGACATTCTGAAGGCCCTCGGGGTGGAAGAGGAACCCAAAGAGGACGTTTCAGTCCAACCACCAGCAGAGGTCACTGTCATCACAGTAACCGGACAGGAACCCTTGTATGAAGTCCCACTAACAGGTGCAGAACATCTCTATGACAACAGGGCCTTTGAGGAAGACGCACATGCCCCAAGACGCTGA